Below is a genomic region from Streptantibioticus cattleyicolor NRRL 8057 = DSM 46488.
TACAGACTCGCGTCCTTGACGCCGAACTGCCGGGCGAGCGCCGAGATCGTGACCTTCTCGATCCCGACCTCGTCCGCCATCCGCGCCGCCGCCTCCGTCAGCCGGGCCACCGTCAGTCCTGCCCGCACCATGCCGTCGGCCACCTCCTCAAAGCTAGGGCTCCTAGGATTGAGCCTAGCGTCCCAAGCTTGCGGCTCACACCCGGTCGTAGACGAGCAGCCCGTCCTCGCGCAGCCGCGCACCCGCCGTGACCGGATGCTCCGTGCGGCGGCCGTCGAGCGCCAGGTGGAACACCGGCGTACCGCGCGCGAGCACCGCGAAGTCGGCGATGATCCGCCGATGGCAGCGCCACCACACCGCCTCGCCGCACATCACCGCGGTGTCCACGTCGGCCGCCTGACGCAGCAACTCGTCCATGGCGGCGAGGAATTCGGGGTGGCGGGTGTACCCGGCGTAGCCGCGGAACGAGGCGTTCTCCCAGAAGACGTCCGGGGAGTCGGGGGCCGCCTTGCGGAAGCCGCCGAGGCGTTTGTCCCAGCGGTAGCCGAACCCCGCACGCGGTATCCACCGGGCCAGCTCCTCCCGGCCGGCGTCCGGGTTGCGCCGGCTGCCGGGGGCCGTGCGCACGTCCACCACGGCGGTCACGCCCGCGCCGCGCAGCAGCTCGGTGAGGGCTTCCCGGCCGGCGGTGCCGTGCCCGAACGTCAGCAGCGGCCGAGGCCGGCCGTCGGTCACCGTGGTCTTCGCCATGCCCGGAGTCTGCCGACGCCGCGCCCCCGGACGGCGACGCCCCGCCGCGTGATCTGCCGAACGGGCGCCACCGGAGCGGAAGATGCGCCTCCCCCGCGCGGATGGGAAGGTATGACCGCCCGTACCCGCATCCGAGGAGGCCGCACGGCATGGCCGTCATCCACCAGACCACGCTCAGACCCACCAAGGGCGAACTGCTCACCGCATGGCTGCCCACCCGGCCGTGGTACCGGGGCACCGCGGACGGGCCGCGGCTGGAAGCGGCCGGGGGCTTCCGGCTGGACGACCCGGACGGCGCGGTCGGCATCGAGTTCATCCTGGTCACCGATGTCGCCGGGGCCGAGCCGGTGACCTACCTGGTGCCGCTGTCCTACCGGGGCGCGCCGCTGGACGGGGCCGACCACGCCCTCGTCGGCACCATGGAACACGGCGTGCTCGGGCGGCGCTGGGTCTACGACGGCTGCCACGACCCGGTGGTGGTCGCCCAGTTGCTCGCGCTGATCGAGGGGCGCGCCCAGGCCCAGGACCAGAACGTCAGCGACGCCCCGGACCCCACCGTCGTCCGTGCCTTCACCGGCGATCCGGCCACCCCGGCACGGCCGGCCGGCACCGCCGTCGACGGCGCCGACCACACCGAGGTGCCCACCTCGCCCGGCACGGCGCTGCGCCTGATCCGCGTGGTGCGCCCCGGCACCGAGGCCCCCGCCGCCCTCGGCCACGTCTCCGGCCCCTGGCGCCGCCCGGACGGCGACCGCGTCCAGGGCGTCCTCGCCTACCTGTCCGCCTGACGTGGCGTCAGTCGGCGGGGTGCACCAACTGCCGGACGGCCCGGCCGCCGGCGAGGTCCTCCAGCGCCCGGTCGAGGCCGTCCAACGGCACCGTGCCGGAGTGCAGCCACTCCACCGGCATCGCCCCGGAGCGCCACAGACCGAGGTAACGGGGGATGTCCCGGCGGGGAACCGAATCGCCCATGTACGAGCCGATGAGCGACTTGCCCTCGCCGGCGAAGGCGAGCGCCGGCACCGCACCGAGCGTGCGGTCCGGCGCCGGCAGCCCCACCGGGACCACCCGGCCGCCACAGTCCACCGCGCTCAGGCACCCCCCGATCACCGCGGCGCTGCCGACGGCCTCCACCGCCACTCCGCCCCGCCGACGGTCAGCGAAGGCACCGCCGCCACCGCCTCGTCGGGCGGGAAGGCGTGGTGGGCGCCGAGCCGCAGCGCCGACTCCCGCTTGGCCGCCACCGGGTCCACCGCGACGATCGGCCAGGCCCCGGCCGCCGAGCACCGCCGACAGCCCGACCCCGCCGAGCCCGTACACCACCACCGACTCACCGGGACGCACGGCCGCCGTGTCGACCACCGCGCCCGCCCCGGTCAGCACCGCGCAGCCGAACACGTTGGAGTAGGCGTCGAGGAAGAGACCGCCGAAGACCAGGAACCACACGAACCGCGAGCGGCCGGTGAGTCTTCCCAACGTGTCGACGAGCGCCGCGACGTCACCGACGCCGCGCACCACGGGCTGTTGTGCCATGCGACCTGCCTTCGGGAAAGACCCGTCGGAGGCACGACAGCGTGAAGGGCACGGCGAAGCCACCGACAGGTGGTCCTCGTCTGTGCCTGTCGAACAATGCAACGGACCCTGACGACGGGCCGAGCGGGGCGTCAAGGGTCGACCGCCGGTGACCACACGGTGCCGTCCCCCTCGCCGGACCGCCCGACGGAGCGGAAAGCCGGCGTGAATGCCGGGAAGACCCTGCTGCCGGCCTCAGTCGCCGCGGTGCTCGCGGCGGCCCTGAGCGCCTGAGCGGCGTCCGGCGCCGTTCCCCGCGGAGGCGTCCGCCGGGGCGACGTGGCGCAGCCCGTGGTCGAGGAGCGTGGCGAGCAGGAACAGCGCGCCGGCGCCCAGCATGAACCACGCCAGGTGGTGCAGTCCGCCGGTGCCGGCGTGGTCGCCGAAGGCCGCCGCGGTGGCCGCGGAGGCGATCATCGAGCCGACGTAGGAGAAGGTGCGCAGCAGCCCGGAGGAGGCGCCGACGCGTTCCGGATCGGCCTGGTGGTAGACCGAGTTCTGCAGGGCGAGGCTGTTGAGCCCCTGCGGTATACCGGAGACCAGCCCGACCGCGAGCAGCAGCCACACCGGGCTGCCCGCGCCCAGGGTGAGCAGCAGGCCGCACGCGGCGAGCTGGGCGATCGCGCCGGCCACGAGTTTGCCGCGGACGCCGCTCCGCCGTCCGGTGAGCGTCGTGACCCCGATCGCCGTGAGGAACACCGGCAGTTGGACCAGCCCGGTCTGCGACGGCGTGAGCCCGCGGCCCTCCTCCACCCACTGCGTGAAGCCGTACAGGAAGCAGTAGGAGACCACGTACGCCGGCACGGCGCGGCCGTAGGTGGCCAGCAGCGGTACGTTCCCGGCCAGCACCCGCAGGTCGATGAAGGGTACGGAGGCGCGCAGTTCACGCAGCGCGAAGGCGCCCCCGGCGGCCACGGCGATCACCGGCAGGTACCAGCCGGCCGGACGCGGATCCATCAGGAACAGCAGCGCGGTGACGAGCATGGCGGCGAACAACGCCACGCCGGGCAGGTCGAGTTGGGAGACCACGGACACCGTGCCGGTACGCCGCGGGCCGGTGCGCTTCGGCAGCCGCATAGCGCCGAGCAGCCACGCGGCTGCCGCCAGGGGCACGTTGAGGGCGAAGGTGGCCCGCCAGCCGCCCACCCCGATGAGCAGGCCGCCGAGCGGGGGGCCGATGACGGCGACGGTCTGGTTGGCCGCCGCCAGCACGGTGAGCACCGCGTTGGGGCTGTCGTGGCCGGTGCGCCGGGCCTCGCCGCGCAGCAGGGACATCGCCGCCGGGTAGCCGGCGCAGGTGCCGAGGCCGAGCAGCACGCGGGCCCCGACGAGGGTGGCCAGGTCCGGCGCCAGGGTGCCGGCGACCCCGGCGAGCCCGACCAGCGACGTGCTGATCAGGAAGAGCCGGCGGGGGCCGAAGAGGTCGATGAGGCGGCCGACGACCGGCTGGCCCAGCGCGGTGGCCAGGTAGAGCGCCGAGATCAGCCAGGCGGTCCGGGACGGCGGCGCCCCGAACGCGGCGCCGATGGGCACCAGGGCGACGGCGATGATCGAGGAGTTGACCGGGTTGAGGATCGACCCGATGACCATCGGCGGGACGAGACCGCGGTCGAAGCGGTCCGCCGGGGCGGCGCGGTCGCCGCCGGACGCCGCCCCGGTGGCGGACGGTATCCCTCCGGGGTCGCTCACGGCCGGGTCCCCCGGACGGCGCGGGGCGCCGGCGGCGACACGGTCTCGACGTTCTCGTTCACCCCTCCACGGTAGGTTCGGCACACGACTCTGTCCAGCTCAAGCTGATCAGTTTTAACTGACTAAATGGCTCCGAGTGGGGAGGCCCCGGGGGGCGGCGTGGAGGCGTCGGGGAAGATATGTGTACGAGCCAACATTGCCGGAGTCCGCATGCCACACATCACCGTTGACTACTCAGCCCGCCTGGACGCCGTCTTCGACCGGCGGGCCTTCGTGCGGGAGCTGCACCCGCTCGTCGTGGAGACGGCCGGTTCGCGGGGCGTGTGCAAGACGTTCTTCCGCGCCGCGGCCGAGACGTACGCCGGTGACCTGCCGTCGGCCGAGACCGCCTTCGTCCACGTGGAGATCGGCCTGCTGCCCGGGCGCGGCGACGCGCTCAAGGCCCGGCTCTCCGAGGCCGTGCTCGACCTGCTCGACCGGCACCTGCCCGCCGACCCCGGCGAACGCTGGGCGCACTCGGTGGAGGTCCGCGACCTCGCGCCCTCCTACCGCCTCTCCGACGACCGCCGGGCCGCCCGGCGCCACTCCGCGCCCGCGGCGGCCGGCTGCACGGGATAGGACACCGGCCGCGCGGGCAGGATGAGGACGGTGCCCGGTGTTCCGACGAAGGAGGGCCCGTGCCGCTGTCACGTCCGCGCCGTACGTGGCGCGTCCGCCTCACCCTGCTCGCCGTGTCGGCCCTCGCCGCCACCGCACCCCACGTGCCGGCCTCCAGCCGCGCCGCCCCGGACGGCCCCCCGCGCCCCGCCGCCGTGGTCACCGCCGACAGCCCCCGTCCCGCCGTGGCCTCGCCCCACGACAAACCGGTGTGGCCGGCCCCGGACGGGGAGCCGGAACGGTACAACGCCGGCTCGGCGGAGGGCGGATCCTAGGGCCGTGTCGGCCCGGGTTCGCCCCGCCGCGACGCCCGGCACGGCGCCTCGCGGCGCTGCCGGACCAGCCGAGCAGGCTCAGGGAACAGGCCCCGGGACGCCTCGGGGTCCCCGGCGCGGATCCGGGCACGCGGTGAACGGTCCACGCCGGTGTGCGTCCGTACCCCCGGCCGGGTTCCTGTGACGTGCCGCACCACGCCCCGGGTGGCCGTCAGCCACCGGTGGCGCGGGCGAGGACCGCGGTGAGGTAGCGCCGCACCGCGTCGAGTTCGTCAGGGGTGAACTCCCCGGCGACCTCGACGAGTTGGCCGATGAGCGGGCCGAAGAAGGACCAGCCCAGCTCGACCGCCTCGGGGGTGACCGTCAGCAGGACCCGGCGCCGGTCCCGCCGGTCGCGGTCGCGGCGCACCAGCCCGAGCCGTTCCAGCCGGTCGACCAGGGCCGTCACCCCGGCCGAGTTGAGCCGCAGCGCCTCGCCCAGGCGCCCCGGGGTGACCGCGGTGCCCGCCCGGTCGGCGTCGAGAAGGCGGATGAGCGCCCGCAGATCCGTCGGGTGCAGCCCGTTGCGGGCCGCGAACTCCGCGCCGCGAAGGTCCAGTTCCACGGTGACCGCGCGCAGCAGGTGCACCAGGCGCATGGCGGTGGGGGTGCCGTCGTCGTCACTCACCCGGCTAGTATCTCGATGAGCGAGAAGAACGGTCAACGAGAGATTCAACCGGACGACCTCGAACGGGAGTTGCCGTGCCCGACCCCGCCCAGGAGTTCCACGCCGCCTACGACGCCCTGCTCGCCCGCTGGCCGGCCGGCACCGCCGAGGTGGACGTGGCCACCCCCTACGGCTCCACCCGCGTCCACGCCTACGGCCCCGAGGACGCCACCCCGCTCCTGCTGCTCCACGGCGGCGGCGCCACCGGCACCGTCTGGTACGGCCAGGCGGCGGAGTTGGGCCGCTGCCACCGGGTGCTGGCGGTCGACATCCTCGGCGAGGCCGGCCGCGGCGTCCCCGATGGACGTCCGCTGCGCACCACCGCCGACCTGATGGGGTGGCTCGACGCCCTGCTCGACGGGCTCGGCGTCGCCCGGGTGCGGCTGCTGGGCCACTCCTACGGCGCGTGGGTGGCGCTGACGTACGCGTTGCACGCCCCGGAACGGACCGACCGGCTGGTGCTGCTCGACCCGACGCAGTGCTTCGCCGGGTTCCGTCCGGCCTTCCTGCTGCGCGCGCTGCCGATGCTGGTGCGTCCGACCGTCCCCCGCGCCCTCGCCCTCCTGTCCCGCGAGACGGCCGGCACCGGTGTCGATCCGCAGTGGACGCGGCTGTACGCGCTGGCGGTCGCCGCCTTCCCGGGGCGGCGGCCGGTGACCGGCCGCCGCCCGGACCCCACCGCGCTGCGCTG
It encodes:
- a CDS encoding MarR family winged helix-turn-helix transcriptional regulator translates to MRLVHLLRAVTVELDLRGAEFAARNGLHPTDLRALIRLLDADRAGTAVTPGRLGEALRLNSAGVTALVDRLERLGLVRRDRDRRDRRRVLLTVTPEAVELGWSFFGPLIGQLVEVAGEFTPDELDAVRRYLTAVLARATGG
- a CDS encoding MFS transporter, giving the protein MSDPGGIPSATGAASGGDRAAPADRFDRGLVPPMVIGSILNPVNSSIIAVALVPIGAAFGAPPSRTAWLISALYLATALGQPVVGRLIDLFGPRRLFLISTSLVGLAGVAGTLAPDLATLVGARVLLGLGTCAGYPAAMSLLRGEARRTGHDSPNAVLTVLAAANQTVAVIGPPLGGLLIGVGGWRATFALNVPLAAAAWLLGAMRLPKRTGPRRTGTVSVVSQLDLPGVALFAAMLVTALLFLMDPRPAGWYLPVIAVAAGGAFALRELRASVPFIDLRVLAGNVPLLATYGRAVPAYVVSYCFLYGFTQWVEEGRGLTPSQTGLVQLPVFLTAIGVTTLTGRRSGVRGKLVAGAIAQLAACGLLLTLGAGSPVWLLLAVGLVSGIPQGLNSLALQNSVYHQADPERVGASSGLLRTFSYVGSMIASAATAAAFGDHAGTGGLHHLAWFMLGAGALFLLATLLDHGLRHVAPADASAGNGAGRRSGAQGRREHRGD
- a CDS encoding DUF488 domain-containing protein — translated: MAKTTVTDGRPRPLLTFGHGTAGREALTELLRGAGVTAVVDVRTAPGSRRNPDAGREELARWIPRAGFGYRWDKRLGGFRKAAPDSPDVFWENASFRGYAGYTRHPEFLAAMDELLRQAADVDTAVMCGEAVWWRCHRRIIADFAVLARGTPVFHLALDGRRTEHPVTAGARLREDGLLVYDRV
- a CDS encoding alpha/beta fold hydrolase, yielding MPDPAQEFHAAYDALLARWPAGTAEVDVATPYGSTRVHAYGPEDATPLLLLHGGGATGTVWYGQAAELGRCHRVLAVDILGEAGRGVPDGRPLRTTADLMGWLDALLDGLGVARVRLLGHSYGAWVALTYALHAPERTDRLVLLDPTQCFAGFRPAFLLRALPMLVRPTVPRALALLSRETAGTGVDPQWTRLYALAVAAFPGRRPVTGRRPDPTALRCPLLVLLAGRSGTHDAGKVAARARAAVPHADVEILTGSSHFSLPTALPPATTRRITDFLGAEDRTASA
- a CDS encoding MDR/zinc-dependent alcohol dehydrogenase-like family protein yields the protein MAQQPVVRGVGDVAALVDTLGRLTGRSRFVWFLVFGGLFLDAYSNVFGCAVLTGAGAVVDTAAVRPGESVVVYGLGGVGLSAVLGGRGLADRRGGPGGGQAGVGAAARRPPRLPARRGGGGGAFADRRRGGVAVEAVGSAAVIGGCLSAVDCGGRVVPVGLPAPDRTLGAVPALAFAGEGKSLIGSYMGDSVPRRDIPRYLGLWRSGAMPVEWLHSGTVPLDGLDRALEDLAGGRAVRQLVHPAD
- a CDS encoding 5-carboxymethyl-2-hydroxymuconate Delta-isomerase, whose protein sequence is MPHITVDYSARLDAVFDRRAFVRELHPLVVETAGSRGVCKTFFRAAAETYAGDLPSAETAFVHVEIGLLPGRGDALKARLSEAVLDLLDRHLPADPGERWAHSVEVRDLAPSYRLSDDRRAARRHSAPAAAGCTG
- a CDS encoding maltokinase N-terminal cap-like domain-containing protein; its protein translation is MAVIHQTTLRPTKGELLTAWLPTRPWYRGTADGPRLEAAGGFRLDDPDGAVGIEFILVTDVAGAEPVTYLVPLSYRGAPLDGADHALVGTMEHGVLGRRWVYDGCHDPVVVAQLLALIEGRAQAQDQNVSDAPDPTVVRAFTGDPATPARPAGTAVDGADHTEVPTSPGTALRLIRVVRPGTEAPAALGHVSGPWRRPDGDRVQGVLAYLSA